Proteins encoded together in one Carya illinoinensis cultivar Pawnee chromosome 3, C.illinoinensisPawnee_v1, whole genome shotgun sequence window:
- the LOC122304864 gene encoding protein FAR1-RELATED SEQUENCE 5-like, translating into MTQRSKREEDGIVQYVTVGCVRGGKARKRITNLSKPCPTTKANCKARINASLVDGVLRITIVYNVHNHGLSPQKARFFRCNRAIDDFVKRQLDINDKASIGMAKSFNALVVEAGGFEKLPFIEKDTRNYIDKARHLRLGKGGADALRSYFERMQYKNDGFYSSMDLDDDGRLKNVFWADARSRATYEYFGDVVTFDTTYLTNRYGMPFAPFVGVNHHGQSILLGVGLISSENTEKFVWLFDTWLKCMDGRVPKAIITDQDRAMKNAIAIAFPNTRHRYCLWHIMRKLPEKLGSHAEFKCGLKSALQRCVYDSQTSDEFEKSWEVFIDTYKLYENAWLQSLYSERTYCVLVYLKNTFWAGMSPTQRSESMNAFFDGYVHPGTTLKEFVDQFDNALRKKVENEMAADFHSFNCTVPCISHLPMEKKFQAVYTNSKFKEVQSKVMGIIYSHCVNIKTEGAITMYQVNDQREVEDGIKKSTLQAYFNEEECEAKCMCGLFEMRGIICRHILSIFAARDVQELPEKYIMERWRKDIKRRYALIPSSYNDLSGKPAASQYSGLIKLCYEVATNACENEDNSLDMTQKLKAMNSIYTKSKPQTTVASTNTSIYAETGSSKKVLSPHVVRGKGRPQSKRRQPTIEKLQTKNKKTGSKRQRKSATSHTEDVLNPTDEVNIVSHGPLNN; encoded by the exons ATGACCCAAAGAAGTAAAAGGGAAGAAGATGGGATTGTTCAATATGTAACAGTTGGTTGTGTTCGTGGTGGTAAGGCAAGGAAACGTATTACCAACCTTTCTAAACCATGCCCGACAACGAAAGCTAATTGTAAGGCGAGAATTAATGCAAGTTTGGTTGATGGTGTCTTACGCATAACTATTGTTTATAATGTACACAATCATGGGTTAAGTCCACAAAAGGCAAGATTTTTTAGATGTAATCGTGCAATTGATGATTTCGTGAAGAGGCAGTTAGATATTAATGACAAAGCAAGCATTGGTATGGCCAAAAGTTTTAATGCATTGGTTGTTGAGGCTGGTGGCTTTGAGAAACttccatttattgaaaaagatacAAGGAATTATATTGATAAGGCTCGACACCTTAGACTTGGCAAAGGAGGTGCTGATGCACTTCGTAGTTATTTTGAGAGGATGCAGTATAAGAATGATGGGTTTTACTCATCGATGGATTTGGATGATGATGGTCGATTAAAAAACGtcttttgggctgatgcacgcAGCAGAGCGACAtatgagtattttggggatgttgtgACATTTGATACAACATACCTAACAAATAGATATGGCATGCCATTTGCCCCGTTTGTGGGTGTGAACCACCATGGACAGTCAATACTTTTGGGAGTAGGCTTGATATCAAGTGAAAATACTGAAAAATTTGTCTGGTTATTTGACACTTGGTTGAAGTGTATGGATGGGAGAGTGCCAAAAGCTATCATCACTGATCAAGACAGAGCCATGAAAAATGCTATTGCAATAGCTTTTCCAAATACCCGGCATAGATACTGTTTGTGGCACATAATGAGAAAACTGCCAGAAAAGTTGGGCTCACATGCTGAATTTAAGTGTGGTTTGAAAAGTGCATTGCAGCGATGTGTGTATGATTCTCAGACTTCTGACGAGTTTGAGAAGTCTTGGGAGGTGtttattgacacttacaaattGTATGAAAATGCATGGCTTCAGAGTCTCTATAGTGAGCGCACGTATTGTGTTCTGGTATACCtgaaaaatacattttgggCTGGGATGAGCCCAACTCAGAGgagtgagagcatgaatgccTTTTTTGATGGATATGTACATCCAGGAACTACATTGAAAGAATTCGTAGATCAATTCGACAATGCATTGAGGAAGAAAGTAGAAAATGAGATGGCAGCGGATTTCCATTCATTTAATTGTACAGTCCCTTGTATATCTCATTTACCCATGGAGAAAAAATTTCAAGCAGTGTACACAAATTCCAAATTTAAGGAAGTGCAGTCAAAAGTAATGGGGATTATCTACTCTCACTGTGTTAACATAAAAACAGAAGGGGCAATTACTATGTATCAAGTTAATGACCAAAGAGAAGTTGAAGATGGCATCAAGAAGTCAACTTTGCAGGCGTACTTCAATGAAGAAGAGTGTGAGGCAAAGTGCATGTGTGGACtatttgagatgagaggaatTATATGTAGGCacattctttctatttttgccGCAAGAGACGTCCAAGAGTTGCCAGAAAAATACATTAtggagaggtggaggaaggaCATTAAACGTAGATATGCTCTCATTCCCAGTAGTTACAACGACTTGAGTGGTAAACCAGCTGCTAGTCAGTACTCTGGtttgataaaattatgttaCGAAGTAGCTACAAATGCATGTGAAAACGAAGATAATTCCCTAGACATGACACAGAAGCTAAAGGCAATGAATTCAATTTACACCAAATCAAAGCCCCAGACCACAGTTGCAAGCACTAATACTTCCATTTATGCCGAAACTGGTAGTTCGAAAAAAGTGTTGAGTCCTCATGTTGTCAGAGGCAAAGGGAGGCCCCAATCAAAGAGGAGACAACCTACAATAGAGAAGCtgcaaaccaaaaacaaaaagactgGTAGCAAGCGACAAAGAAAAAGT GCAACATCACATACGGAAGATGTATTAAACCCCACAGATGAG GTGAACATCGTATCTCATGGCCCTCTCAATAATTGA